Proteins co-encoded in one Crateriforma spongiae genomic window:
- a CDS encoding LamG-like jellyroll fold domain-containing protein: protein MDNHRLNELTLAHLDGCISDSEFAELQQLLESDADARTRYVEMARLDSELRESGGAFDEPASEKSPQLSTWSRMPRVAQTLVIAATVLILLVPTWMMVRPDRPVGNQVGGTTNATPSKPVRSVAVISAEADAVWTAEDGKRIGKGTALEPGMLNLAEGLAQIDFFSGASMTLSGPTVIELRSRNLAVLHRGRVRANVPPAARGFEIQTADVRLEDLGTSFGIVAGDNGQSDVVVFDGEVRAVDREADELSLLAGDTAHLVEGEATMSSSQELGEFPDILAIIERSGDLVQSRYARWKAAATDRRSDPRLIAYYDFENLTDTSRRLANRAVAGSGSELDGGIVGARVADGRWPGKPALDFRGEGDRVRFNIPGEFDAMTLYAWVRIDALDRDLNSLFLTDHFDPGEIHWQLSVHGSLHFATSPIGVPPAPAGFEVAPNEQIQAENRRFWSENFWDASQSGHWFLLATTVDRAKQPSVVHYINGQPVGFNGGSNMDRPLPKLRIGYADLGNWTDPIWAKAIRSLNGRIDEFAIYSAALEANEIRTIYMQGRP from the coding sequence ATGGACAATCATCGCCTGAACGAACTCACGCTGGCCCATCTCGATGGATGTATTTCGGACAGCGAATTTGCTGAGTTACAGCAATTGCTGGAATCAGATGCCGATGCGCGTACCCGATATGTGGAAATGGCACGGCTTGACTCCGAGTTGCGGGAGTCCGGGGGAGCGTTTGACGAACCCGCGAGTGAAAAATCACCGCAGCTATCAACTTGGTCTCGTATGCCACGAGTCGCTCAGACGCTGGTCATTGCTGCCACCGTTCTGATTCTACTGGTACCGACGTGGATGATGGTTCGCCCCGACAGACCGGTTGGCAACCAAGTTGGGGGCACAACGAATGCAACTCCGTCAAAGCCTGTGCGTAGTGTCGCAGTCATCTCCGCCGAAGCGGATGCGGTGTGGACGGCAGAGGATGGAAAACGAATTGGCAAAGGTACGGCACTTGAACCCGGCATGCTGAATCTGGCGGAAGGCCTGGCTCAGATCGACTTTTTCAGCGGCGCCTCCATGACCCTGTCGGGTCCCACCGTGATTGAACTGAGGAGCAGGAATCTGGCTGTTTTGCATCGGGGACGTGTTCGGGCGAATGTCCCTCCTGCTGCTCGCGGCTTTGAAATTCAGACAGCAGATGTGCGACTCGAGGATCTCGGTACAAGCTTCGGAATCGTTGCGGGCGACAACGGTCAGTCGGATGTCGTTGTGTTTGACGGCGAAGTTCGGGCTGTTGACCGCGAGGCGGATGAACTTTCTCTTCTCGCCGGTGACACGGCTCACCTCGTCGAAGGTGAAGCGACAATGTCTTCAAGTCAAGAATTGGGGGAGTTTCCAGACATCCTGGCGATCATCGAACGGTCTGGCGACCTTGTCCAGTCTCGCTATGCCCGTTGGAAAGCGGCAGCAACCGACAGACGCAGCGACCCACGCCTGATCGCCTATTACGATTTTGAGAACCTGACAGACACTTCCCGCCGCTTGGCAAATCGCGCGGTCGCTGGCTCCGGCAGCGAACTGGATGGTGGCATTGTTGGTGCTCGGGTCGCCGATGGCAGGTGGCCCGGTAAACCGGCATTGGATTTTCGTGGTGAAGGCGACCGCGTACGGTTCAACATCCCGGGCGAGTTCGACGCCATGACACTGTATGCGTGGGTTCGGATCGACGCTTTGGACAGGGACCTGAACTCCTTGTTTCTAACCGACCACTTCGATCCCGGAGAAATCCATTGGCAACTGTCGGTGCATGGATCGTTGCATTTCGCGACCAGTCCTATTGGTGTTCCACCCGCGCCGGCCGGCTTTGAAGTTGCACCTAATGAACAGATTCAAGCCGAGAACCGTCGGTTCTGGTCAGAAAACTTTTGGGACGCCAGCCAGAGTGGGCATTGGTTTCTTCTGGCAACAACGGTGGATCGCGCAAAGCAACCGAGTGTTGTTCACTACATCAATGGCCAACCCGTTGGATTCAATGGTGGAAGCAACATGGATCGACCGCTTCCAAAACTGCGAATCGGATATGCCGATCTCGGAAACTGGACGGATCCGATCTGGGCCAAGGCCATTCGTTCGCTGAATGGACGCATTGACGAGTTTGCCATCTACTCCGCTGCGCTTGAAGCGAATGAAATCCGCACCATATATATGCAGGGCAGACCATGA
- a CDS encoding sigma-70 family RNA polymerase sigma factor — MKHDQPENVEEQFVQMFAGHERDLRAFVRSMGLDWAAADDVMQTVSLVMWRKWHEYDVDSDFMKWARVITRFEVLKYRRKMARDRHVFREDVMSLLAGVVEEVDASSSSDEFRDALQACLKMLPEKSGHLIRAAYAGDRTIREVADDVGQSATAFYKTLNRIREKLRQCVRQRLNAT; from the coding sequence ATGAAACATGACCAGCCGGAAAACGTCGAGGAACAGTTCGTGCAGATGTTTGCCGGACATGAGCGCGACCTGCGCGCGTTTGTTCGGTCGATGGGGCTAGACTGGGCCGCCGCCGACGACGTGATGCAGACGGTCAGCCTGGTGATGTGGCGTAAGTGGCATGAATATGATGTCGATTCGGACTTCATGAAATGGGCTCGGGTGATCACCCGATTCGAGGTGCTGAAGTACCGCCGCAAGATGGCCAGGGACCGGCATGTCTTCCGTGAAGATGTCATGTCGCTGCTGGCGGGCGTCGTTGAAGAGGTAGACGCCAGCAGTTCAAGCGATGAGTTTCGGGACGCGTTGCAGGCGTGCCTGAAAATGCTTCCGGAAAAATCAGGACACCTGATTCGAGCAGCCTACGCTGGAGACCGGACAATTCGCGAAGTCGCCGACGATGTCGGTCAATCCGCGACCGCGTTCTACAAGACGCTCAATCGGATACGCGAAAAGCTCCGCCAGTGCGTTCGGCAGCGTCTGAATGCGACGTAG